A genomic region of Macrobrachium nipponense isolate FS-2020 chromosome 40, ASM1510439v2, whole genome shotgun sequence contains the following coding sequences:
- the LOC135211881 gene encoding LOW QUALITY PROTEIN: CD109 antigen-like (The sequence of the model RefSeq protein was modified relative to this genomic sequence to represent the inferred CDS: inserted 1 base in 1 codon), producing the protein MASSSSFRMWWWWINAIIIFGFLSLPSLSQDLGRPADDPRRIPYGQDQSWRSVIGNRVRLRDKYNHPTHMIIASQTLRPGSVYRVVVSILYLRHPVDVRASLQKDGVEVASGRQEVIEGYPETMLLQVRPKTSVDGHYRLRVEGNIPGTIGGTVFMNDTRLHFXTRFLTILIQTNRPIYTGDQVVKFRIILLTTELKPYDDPVDVYILDPDGYVMRRWPSRPTNVGVVSMEFTLPFLPKVGYWGIKALVNGQEEIHPIKVEKWYTPRFEVKVFMPKYFLETDEAITGTAGGEFGNDKGAYGNATIKLFVKNDRLRNWTYVMEEVVDPFDGEHEFSFPMDEISQRVQDLDGAEVRIEAQIQETFMMLNESGYSMAKIINSSVNCRFIGSPPYIFKPGMPFEASVAVSYHDLQPLDVEKIHSSSLTVKVDAISIAGARSTVLEVKIPRVDADEEELSFLQSSWDYNRKAQEYQNKYPGYELKDFSFNYDYDYEAGARYLTENQLVERKLDLFLRNQRFEVYREKGVFHFTVDVPDKTASLVLTANYEDDEGSIAAASAEAIAHYSQKEQYIGVETSSKEVSVGEFVIFHVRSNFNMESFNYLIMAKEMILYAGKEELDKISRNSVKTVSVPVSSEMAPAFKIVVYHLSQTYEIIADSLTMPVDGISSHKVKLVLNQDKDHSVRSVEMGTYSTAGAFYGISGVREFTYAMRGGNELSQASVLNSLHSFANRTRFIHKMSWRFREGYQPEQVEYYSAGNYGPDANRTLDFSGVIIFTDAHVGVLPGYADNKCNITEGFSPCLMGGCYQTSKRCDGIFDCADRYDEIECVDPLADNEVNWRLDRYQHFSDFFDTEDGDWLWIDQNIGYKGHEQTTIELPKVDDPYVLNAFSVSKEHGFGLIPEPMWYSAMPIIYISLEMPDTCRRGEQVGMRVMVFNNLPQEMMILMVLHGADTHRFIAVEDKGVVDFYKPRTEAGDIQHLVSVNAETAMEIIFPVVATIDQGEIEITVSAITQIGRDHETATLVVEPEGATIERHTSTLLDLKNRAVVYEYMDIIVEESFIIPLDIRRRFVAGSPRGHVSICGDVVGPTFPNDEPVDSVTMLRKELRGTEASAFNFGANLWSLHYLRLTNQLDYSEARGIFDQLNVELAAIMYRFGADGSFKMWDTADPSVWLTAWTTRLLEQAQFQDWENLIYIESRIISKAMEWLVKWQNPETGAFMETPTYQKIPLDKKANAFSYGFEWRGARNISLTAQCVIVLEKTINSLQGSVRSAANNAKAKAVRYLERELKALRDPYEVAIVAYALSEADSIEKEEAFNLLDRLKREENGLVYWSREPIKTNRRVYENNQRNLLQPKFEEKWDAHAVEATSYGLLVYLIRNGVDIIQERIVEWLNAMRMHDGGFISTVDTIVAMQALTEYSYRARLRDITDMKVTVEATGEEGRAAHSVIISNSSISKLNIIPITNVWGLVNVVANGAGQAILQLDVGYGIDWTDLKKQPPVDAFDLMVDERYSKFGNKSICVVSICARWINVQESPQSSATVIEVEVPTGYVAFQLDLERSIHNARKSGSFPSIRDVIGGHGDTFAKKTVWFFDYVPSNESWCFKYQMRRWYPVANLTKVRMATIYEQYHQVKRFQMVMMNSTVNTLDICEVCGSYQCPYCPIYSSAPSVNIPHLMILFSTSAVVYIYQSISSYISLRIFSRSRRVC; encoded by the exons atggcctcctcctcctccttcaggatGTGGTGGTGGTGGATCAACGCCATTATTATTTTCGGGTTCCTCTCCTTGCCCTCTTTATCCCAAGACCTGGGACGACCCGCCGACGACCCCAGGAGGATACCGTACGGACAAGATCAGAGTTGGAGGAGCGTGATTGGGAACAGAGTCCGTTTGCGGGACAAGTACAATCATCC AACGCACATGATCATTGCCTCACAAACTCTAAGACCAGGTTCGGTGTATAGAGTGGTTGTGAGCATCTTGTACCTCAGGCATCCTGTCGACGTACGAGCCTCTTTACAGAAGGATGGAGTGGAAGTTGCTTCAGGACGACAAGAGGTGATAGAGGGCTACCCAGAAACAATGCTTTTGCAG GTGAGGCCAAAAACCAGCGTTGATGGACACTACAGACTACGAGTTGAGGGAAACATCCCTGGGACAATTGGTGGCACTGTATTTATGAATGACACCAGACTTCATT CAACTCGATTCTTGACCATTCTTATTCAGACCAATCGGCCCATATACACTGGAGATCAAGTTG TTAAATTCCGTATTATTCTTCTAACTACCGAGCTCAAGCCTTATGATGATCCAGTGGATGTTTACATTTTG GACCCAGATGGTTATGTCATGCGTCGCTGGCCTTCCCGTCCTACCAATGTTGGTGTGGTTTCCATGGAGTTTACTCTGCCATTCCTTCCGAAAGTTGGGTATTGGGGCATCAAGGCTTTAGTCAATGGTCAAGAAGAGATTCATCCAATCAAGGTTGAAAAATGGTACACTCCAAGATTTGAA GTAAAAGTATTCATGCCCAAGTACTTTTTGGAAACGGATGAAGCAATTACTGGGACAGCAGGAGGAGAATTTGGCAATGATAAGGGAGCATATGGCAATGCTACAATCAAGCTCTTCGTCAAGAATGACAGACTGCGTAACTGGACCTATGTTATGGAAGAAGTTGTCGATCCT TTTGATGGAGAACATGAATTTAGTTTTCCAATGGACGAGATTTCCCAGCGAGTTCAAGATTTGGATGGTGCAGAAGTACGTATTGAAGCGCAGATCCAGGAGACCTTCATGATGCTGAACGAGAGTGGCTATTCTATGGCAAAAATTATCAATTCCTCAGTAAATTGCCGCTTTATTGGATCTCCGCCTTATATCTTTAAACCTGGAATGCCATTTGAAGCATCA gttgctgtGTCATATCATGATCTTCAGCCCTTGGATGTTGAGAAGATTCATTCCTCTAGCCTGACTGTGAAAGTCGATGCTATCTCCATTGCAGGAGCCAGATCCACAGTTCTGGAAGTAAAG ATTCCACGTGTTGATGCTGACGAGGAGGAGTTAAGCTTCCTTCAGAGTTCATGGGATTACAACCGAAAAGCCCAAGAATATCAAAATAAGTACCCGGGTTATGAGTTAAAAGACTTTTCTTTCAACTACGACTATGATTATGAAGCAGGAGCACGCTACTTGACAGAAAACCAATTGGTGGAACGGAAGTTGGACCTGTTTCTTAGGAACCAGAGATTCGAGGTAT ATCGTGAGAAAGGAGTATTTCATTTTACTGTGGATGTCCCAGACAAAACAGCATCATTAGTCCTCACGGCAAACTATGAAGACGATGAAGGTTCCATCGCTGCTGCAAGTGCAGAAGCCATTGCTCATTACTCACAGAAG GAGCAGTACATAGGCGTTGAAACAAGTAGCAAAGAAGTCAGTGTTGGAGAGTTTGTCATTTTCCATGTCCGCTCAAATTTCAACATGGAGTCCTTCAATTATTTG ATTATGGCTAAGGAAATGATTCTCTATGCTGGCAAAGAAGAGCTGGACAAAATCAGCCGAAACAGTGTGAAAACTGTGTCAGTTCCTGTTAGTTCAGAGATGGCTCCAGCTTTCAAGATTGTGGTTTATCATTTATCACAGACTTATGAAATTATTGCGGATAGTCTTACCATGCCTGTGGATGGGATATCATCCCACAAG GTTAAATTGGTTCTTAACCAGGATAAAGATCACAGTGTACGTTCAGTAGAAATGGGAACCTACAGCACTGCAGGGGCTTTCTATGGCATATCAGGCGTTCGTGAGTTCACCTACGCAATGCGAGGTGGTAATGAACTCTCTCAGGCTTCTGTGTTAAATTCATTGCATAGTTTTGCCAATAGAACAAG GTTCATTCATAAGATGTCATGGAGATTCCGTGAAGGTTATCAGCCAGAACAAGTGGAATATTACTCTGCTGGTAATTATGGGCCAGATGCTAACAGAACTTTGGACTTCAGCGGAGTTATCATCTTCACTGATGCACATGTTGGTGTTTTGCCTGGCTATGCTG ataataaatgtaatataacaGAAGGATTCTCTCCATGTTTAATGGGTGGTTGTTACCAAACATCGAAACGTTGTGATGGCATTTTTGACTGTGCTGATCGTTATGATGAAATTGAAT GTGTTGATCCATTAGCAGACAATGAGGTAAACTGGCGTTTGGATCGATATCAACACTTTTCAGATTTCTTTGATACAGAAGATGGAGATTGGCTGTGGATTGATCAGAACATAG GTTACAAAGGCCATGAACAGACCACAATTGAACTACCAAAAGTTGATGATCCGTACGTTCTTAATGCTTTCAGTGTCAGCAAGGAGCATGGCTTTGGTCTGATTCCAGAGCCAATGTGG TATTCTGCCATGCCTATCATTTACATCAGTTTGGAGATGCCAGATACATGTCGACGTGGTGAACAG GTGGGAATGCGTGTGATGGTTTTCAATAACCTTCCACAAGAAATGATGATTCTTATGGTCCTTCATGGTGCTGACACACACCGTTTCATTGCTGTGGAGGACAAGGGTGTTGTGGATTTCTATAAGCCACGAACTGAGGCCGGCGACATTCAACATCTTGTTTCg GTTAATGCTGAGACTGCAATGGAAATTATATTCCCAGTTGTTGCTACTATTGATCAGGGTGAAATAGAAATCACTGTGTCTGCCATCACTCAGATTGGTAGGGACCATGAAACAGCTACTTTGGTTGTGGAG CCTGAAGGTGCAACAATTGAACGTCATACCTCAACCTTGCTGGATTTGAAGAACAGGGCTGTTGTGTACGAATACATGGACATCATCGTAGAAGAGAGTTTTATCATTCCACTTGATATCCGTCGTCGTTTTGTCGCTGGATCCCCAAGGGGTCATGTTTCCATTTGTGGAGATGTTGTTGGCCCCACCTTCCCAAATGAT GAACCAGTTGATTCAGTCACAATGTTGCGAAAGGAGCTCCGAGGGACAGAAGCTTCTGCCTTCAATTTTGGTGCAAATCTGTGGAGTTTGCATTACCTTAGGTTGACAAATCAGTTGGATTATTCTGAAGCAAGAGGCATATTTGATCAGCTCAATGTGGAATTAGCAGCAATAATGTACCGGTTCGGTGCCGACGGTTCTTTCAAGATGTGGGACACAGCAGACCCAAGTGTGTG GCTTACAGCTTGGACAACTCGACTTCTAGAGCAGGCCCAGTTTCAAGATTGGGAAAACCTAATATACATAGAATCCAGAATTATTTCCAAGGCTATGGAATGGCTTGTGAAGTGGCAGAATCCAGAGACAGGAGCATTTATGGAAACTCCCACGTATCAGAAAATCCCCCTGGACAAGAAAGCAAATGCATTT TCGTATGGGTTTGAGTGGCGAGGTGCCAGAAACATTAGTCTTACAGCTCAGTGTGTGATAGTACTTGAAAAAACTATAAACAGCCTGCAAGGTTCTGTGCGATCGGCTGCAAACAATGCCAAAGCAAAAGCTGTTAG GTATTTAGAACGAGAACTGAAAGCACTTCGTGATCCTTATGAGGTTGCTATTGTTGCCTATGCACTGTCTGAGGCAGATTCAATAGAGAAGGAAGAAGCATTTAATTTACTTGATCGATTAAAACGGGAAGAGA atggtCTTGTATATTGGTCAAGAGAACCTATTAAGACTAACAGACGTGTATATGAAAATAACCAGCGGAACTTGCTGCAGCCCAAGTTTGAAGAAAAGTGGGATGCACATGCTGTGGAGGCAACTTCATACGGTTTGCTGGTTTACCTTATTCGTAATGGTGTTGATATAATTCAAGAACGAATTGTGGAGTGGTTAAATGCCATGCGAATGCATGATGGAGGTTTCATCTCGACTGTA GATACAATTGTTGCAATGCAGGCTTTGACAGAGTACTCATATCGCGCACGTCTGCGAGATATCACAGACATGAAAGTGACTGTAGAGGCTACTGGAGAGGAAGGCCGAGCTGCTCATTCAGTGATAATTTCAAATTcaagtatttcaaaactgaatatTATTCCG ATAACAAATGTATGGGGGCTGGTCAATGTAGTAGCAAATGGAGCTGGCCAGGCTATCCTGCAGCTTGATGTTGGGTATGGCATTGATTGGACTGACTTGAAGAAACAGCCTCCAGTAGATGCATTTGATCTGATGGTCGATGAACGATACAGTAAATTTGGTAACAAGTCTATCTGTGTTGTCAGCATTTGTGCAAG GTGGATCAATGTACAAGAATCTCCTCAAAGCTCTGCCACTGTTATTGAAGTTGAAGTCCCGACAGGATATGTGGCCTTC